Proteins from one Rhinopithecus roxellana isolate Shanxi Qingling chromosome 20, ASM756505v1, whole genome shotgun sequence genomic window:
- the MMP15 gene encoding matrix metalloproteinase-15, with product MGSNRSAPGRPGWTGSLLRDREEAARPRLLPLLLVLLGCLGLGVAAEDAEVHAENWLRLYGYLPQPSRHMSTMRSAQILASALAEMQRFYGIPVTGVLDEETKEWMKRPRCGVPDQFGVRVKANLRRRRKRYALTGRKWNNHHLTFSIQNYTEKLGWYHSMEAVRRAFRVWEQATPLVFQEVPYEDIRLRRQKEADIMVLFASGFHGDSSPFDGTGGFLAHAYFPGPGLGGDTHFDADEPWTFSSTDLHGNNLFLVAVHELGHALGLEHSSNPNAIMAPFYQWKDVDNFKLPEDDLRGIQQLYGTPDGQPQPTQPLPTVTPRRPGRPDHRPPRPPQPPPPGGKPERPPKAGPPAQPRATERPDQYGPNICDGDFDTVAMLRGEMFVFKGRWFWRVRHNRVLDNYPMPIGHFWRGLPSDISAAYERQDGRFVFFKGDRYWLFREANLEPGYPQPLTSYGLGIPYDRIDTAIWWEPTGHTFFFQEDRYWRFNEETQRGDPGYPKSISIWQGIPASPKGAFLSNDAAYTYFYKGTKYWKFDNERLRMEPGYPKSILRDFMGCQEHVEPGPRWPDVARPPFNPHGGTEPGVDSAESNMEDGDGDFGAGADKDGDSRVVVQMEEVARTVNVVMVLVPLLLLLCVLGLTYALVQMQRKGAPRVLLYCKRSLQEWV from the exons AACTGGCTGCGGCTCTATGGCTACCTACCCCAGCCCAGCCGCCATATGTCCACCATGCGTTCCGCCCAGATCTTGGCCTCAGCCCTTGCTGAGATGCAGCGCTTCTACGGGATCCCAGTCACGGGTGTGCTCGATGAAGAGACCAAGGA GTGGATGAAGCGGCCCCGCTGTGGGGTGCCGGACCAGTTCGGGGTACGAGTGAAAGCCAATCTGCGGCGGCGGCGAAAGCGCTATGCCCTCACTGGGAGGAAGTGGAACAACCACCATCTGACCTTCAG caTCCAGAACTACACGGAGAAGCTGGGCTGGTACCACTCGATGGAGGCGGTGCGCAGGGCCTTCCGTGTGTGGGAGCAGGCCACGCCCCTGGTCTTCCAGGAGGTGCCCTATGAGGACATCCGGCTGCGGCGGCAGAAGGAGGCCGACATCATGGTACTCTTTGCCTCTGGCTTCCACGGCGACAGCTCGCCGTTTGACGGCACCGGTGGCTTTCTGGCCCACGCCTATTTCCCTGGCCCCGGCCTGGGCGGGGACACCCATTTTGACGCAGATGAGCCCTGGACCTTCTCCAGCACTGACCTGCATG GAAACAACCTCTTCCTGGTGGCAGTGCATGAGCTGGGCCACGCGCTGGGGCTGGAGCACTCCAGCAACCCCAATGCCATCATGGCGCCGTTCTACCAGTGGAAGGACGTCGACAACTTCAAGCTGCCCGAGGATGATCTCCGTGGCATCCAGCAGCTCTACG GTACCCCAGACGGTCAACCACAGCCCACCCAGCCTCTCCCCACTGTGACGCCACGGCGGCCAGGCCGGCCCGACCACCGGCCGCCCCGGCCTCCCCAGCCACCACCCCCAGGTGGGAAGCCAGAGCGGCCCCCAAAGGCGGgccccccagcccagccccgaGCCACAGAGCGGCCCGACCAGTATGGCCCCAACATCTGCGACGGGGACTTTGACACAGTGGCCATGCTTCGCGGGGAGATGTTCGTGTTCAAG GGCCGCTGGTTCTGGCGAGTCCGGCACAACCGCGTCCTGGACAACTATCCCATGCCCATCGGGCACTTCTGGCGTGGTCTGCCTAGTGACATCAGTGCTGCCTACGAGCGCCAAGACGGTCGTTTTGTCTTCTTCAAAG GTGACCGCTACTGGCTCTTTCGAGAAGCAAACCTGGAGCCCGGCTACCCACAGCCGCTGACCAGCTATGGCCTGGGCATTCCCTATGACCGCATCGACACAGCCATCTGGTGGGAGCCCACAGGCCACACTTTCTTCTTCCAAGAGGACAG GTACTGGCGCTTCAACGAGGAGACACAGCGTGGAGACCCTGGATACCCCAAGTCCATCAGTATCTGGCAGGGGATCCCTGCCTCCCCTAAAGGGGCCTTCCTGAGCAATGATGCAG CCTACACCTACTTCTACAAGGGCACCAAATACTGGAAATTCGACAATGAGCGCCTGCGGATGGAGCCCGGCTACCCAAAGTCCATCCTGCGGGATTTCATGGGCTGCCAGGAGCACGTGGAGCCAGGCCCCCGGTGGCCCGACGTGGCCCGGCCGCCCTTCAACCCCCACGGGGGCACAGAGCCCGGGGTGGACAGCGCAGAGAGCAACATGGAGGATGGGGATGGGGACTTTGGGGCCGGGGCCGACAAGGATGGGGATAGCCGCGTGGTGGTGCAGATGGAGGAGGTGGCACGGACGGTGAACGTGGTGATGGTGCTGGtgccactgctgctgcttctctgcGTCCTGGGCCTCACGTATGCGCTTGTGCAGATGCAGCGCAAGGGTGCGCCACGCGTACTGCTGTACTGCAAGCGCTCGCTGCAGGAGTGGGTCTGA